GTCAGCGCGGGCCGGATCCGCCGCGCCAACTGTGCGGTGAGCTCGGCGGTGAGCCGGGCGACCAGCGGCCGGAGCTTCGCCAGCCGGGCCTCCGGCAGGCCGCCGGCCATCGACAGCACCGCGTGCAGCAGGTCGATCGAGGGCCGGACCTGCTCGGGGTCCGCCGCGAGCACGGCGTCGAGCCGGCCGCGTTCCGCGGCGCGGGCCAGCACTTCGTCCCGCACCGCGGTCCCGAAGAGATCCTCCAGGTCCGCCAGCCAGTCACGGATTTCCGGGTACGCCCGCTCCCGCCCCCCACCAGCCGCCCCGCCCGAGTCCACGGTGTAGGCGCCCTCGCCCCGCCCGGCCCCGTAGAGCTCGTCGAGCGCCGCGGCCATCCGGCGCTGCTCAGGCTCCAGGTGCTCGCTCTCCCGCCCGAGCAACAGCCGCCACCGCTGCCCCGGCGAGATCCGCCCCCACCCGCCACCGTGTTCCCCCTCAGCCGCGCCGGGAGTGGCGGCGGTGTCGGTGAGGTCGGTGGCCGCGCCGGGAGCGGGGGCGGTGTCGGTGGGGTCGGTGGCCGCGCCGGGAGCGGGGGCGGTGTCGGTGGGGTCGGTGGCCGCGCCGGGAGTGGCGGTGGTGTCGGTGGGGTCGGTGGCCGCGCCGGGAGCGGGGGCGGTGTCGGTGGGGTCGGTGGCCGCGCCGGGAGCGGGGGCGGTGTCGGTGGGGTCGGTGGCCGCGCCGGGAGTGGCGGTGGTGTCGGTGGGGTCGGTGGCCGCGCCGGGAGCGGGGGCGGTGTCGGTGGGGTCGGTGGCCGCGCCGGGAGCGGGGGCGGTGTCGGTGGGGTCGGTGGCCGCGCCGGGAGTGGCGGTGGTGTCGGTGAGGTCGGTGGCCGCGCCGGGAGCGGGGGCGGTGTCGGTGGGGTCGGTGGCCGCGCCGGGAGTGGGGGCGGTGTTGGCGGGGTGGGTGGTCGCGCCGGGAGTGGCGGTGGTGTTGGCGGGGTGGATGGCCACGCCGGGAGTGGGGGTCGCCGCGCCGGGAGTGGGGGCGGTGTTGGCGGGGTGGGTGGCCGCGCCGGGAGTGGCGGTGGTGTTGGCGGGGTGGATGGCCACGCCGGGAGTGGGGGTCGCCGCGCCGGGAGTGGGGGCGGTGTTGGCGGGGTGGGTGGCCGCGCCGGGAGTGGCGGTGGTGTTGGCGGGGTGGATGGCCACGCCGGGAGTGGGGGTCGCCGCGCCGGGAGTGGGGGCGGTGTTGGCCGGGTGGGTGGCCGCGCCGGGAGTGGGGGTGGCGTCGGTGGGGTGGATGGTTGGGCCGGGAGTGGGGGTGGTGTTGGCGCGGTCGGTGGTTGCGCCGGGAGTGGGGGTGGCGTCGGTGGGGAGGGCAGCCGGACCGGGAGCAGGGCTGGTGTCAGTGGGGTGGGTGGCCGCGCCGGGAGTGGGGCTGGCGTCGGTGGGGAGTGCAACCGGACCGGCAGTGGAGGCGGCTGCGTCGGCAGGACCGGTGGCCGCGCCGGGAGTGAGCGGGCGCGAGCCGTGAGTCAGCGCGGGCGCGGCGGCAGCGATGGTCGACGAGCCGCCAGTGAGCGCCGGCGCGCCGGGAGCCAGCCCGAGGGCGTCCAACGCGGCCAGCCCCGCCCGATCGGCGGCGATCCAACTCGCCAAAGTGACCGCGTCCGCCGACAGGCGATCGTCGACCGTGCCGTGCCGCTCGCCCACCGTCCGCAGGAGGCGGTCCCGATCCCCCGGACTCAGCACGTCGAAGCCGCCCCGCAAGCCCGGCAACCGCCGCACGAACGCGTCGTCCGGCATCCGCTCCACCGTGTCCAGCAGCGGATCCAGGAAGTCGCCCCCCGCCTGCAACAACGCCCCCGTGACACTGAGCGCGCCCCGCAGCCGGTCGACGGCCCGCTTGTCCGGCGCGTCGGCCCACGACGCCAGCCGCGTGCCGAACGCCTCCGCCGTCTCGTGGTCGAGCAGCACCCCGACCGCACTGGCCGCCCCGCTCATCAGCGGCGACCCGTCCCGGACCAGGCCACGGACCGCCCGGCCGAGCCGCAGCCGCCGCCCCGCCTCGTCCGCGGACTGGACGAGATCGAGCAACGCCCGGGCATCCTCCACGCGGTCGGAACCGGCGAGCCCGTCGACCGCCGCCACCGCCGCCGCGTGCAGTTCCTCGCGTGCCGGGACCAGCCCGTCGAGCGGCTCGGTCAAGCCCGGGACGTGCCCCCGCTCGATCCGCCCGAGCAGGTGCACCGCCGCGATGATCTGCTGGATGGCGCCGCCCTGGCAGACGGCTCGGCGTACGTCGGAAAGCCGTGCGACAGCGAGCTCCGGCAGACCGCAAGCCGCCGCTTCCGCCAGGCCCGTCAGGGCCTGATCCGGGGTCGGGCCACCGGCCCGTTCCTCCCGGCGGCGGCGCGCGGCCAGCATGCCCGCCGCCGCCTGGGCCAGGGTGACGCCGTGCAGGCCGGCCAGGGCCAGCGCCGCGTCGGTGCTCGGCGTCCACCGCGCCTGCCAGGTGGTCGTCAGCGTCTCGCCACCGGCGACCGGCCCGGCCGGACCCGCCTCGGCGTAGGGTGCGCCGCACCCCGCCAGCCGGCGAATCGCCAGCTCACGGGCACGGTCGGTGGGGGAGCGCAGTGGGTCGAGCCGGATCCGCCGGCTCGGGTCGCCGGGGCCGGGCAGTTTCAGGGCGGCCAGTTCCCGTTCGACGGCCGGGCGCAGCCCGGTGACCGGCGCTCCGGCGGGCAGACGGCCACGCCGCCGGCCGATCAGCACGTCCGCCATGGCCTGCGCCACGGTGCGGCCGGCGCCGGTCGGCGAGCCCTGGGCCAGCACCGTCTGCAACGCCTCGACCAGCTCGCCGCGCCCGGGTGCGGGCAGCCCGCGCAACCCGGCCAGGTCGCCGGCCAGCCGGGCCACCTCGGCCGCCTCGCCCGGCCCGGCCGGCTGTTTCCGCTCGCGCAGCGCCCGGGTCACCTCGACGGCGAACCGGTCCGCCGCCGCCCGGACCCGCCCCGGCGCGGCGCCACCCTCGAACACCGCCTGCTGCCAGCGCGGATCCCGGATCCCGGCCGGATACCCGGACCGGGCGTCGAGCAGGTCGAAGGTGTAGGGCACCAGCGACACCACCGGCTCCGGCCCGCGGATCGCCGGCTCGCCGGCGAGCGGAAGCGACGGGTCGAGGAGGGCGGGCGCGTGGAAGGCGCCGATCACCGCGGCAACCCTTCCTCCGGTACGCCCCAGCACCGCCCGCATCCAAGCCTCCCGCCGCAGGTCAACGGGGTCGATCCCGTCCCGCCCGGCGTCCTGTCGCAGCGCCCACCCGGCCGCCAGCGCCGCCCGCCGCACCGCCTCCGGCGAACTGCCCGGCGCCGCCGCCTCGATCCACCGGTCCCACAGGTCGTCCCCGGCCCGCCCGGACACCGTGGCGTGCACCGCCGCGCCGAGCCCGGGCCCCGAACCGTCCGCGGTCGCGGTCACCCGCCGGCCGGCCGCCCAGCCCGGATCGGTCAGCGGCAGGTCCCCGCAGACCACCGGCACGTCGTGGGCCCGCGCCCAGCGAACCGCGGCCAGCTCCGGGCTGAAGTCGGCGAACGGGTAGAACGCGAGAGCCCCGTCCGTCCCGGCCGCCGCGAGCGCCACCGGCGCGACGGTGCCCGGATCGGCCAGCCACGTGATCCACGACTGCATCTCGGCGGGCAGCTCGACCAGCACCGTCGCCGGCCGGAACGCGTCGAGCAGGGCCGGCACCGCCGCGGCCAGCACCGGCGAGTGGTGGCGCACGCCGATCAGCTGGACCCGCCCGTCCCCGGCGAGCCCGTCGACCGCCTCCCGCGGGCCCGGTTCAGTCCTGGAGGACATCGCGGTGTTCCCACAGCTGGCGCCACATCCGCGAACCGGCCTCGGCCCGCCGCCGCAGCGCGCCGTCCCAGTACGCCAGCAACCGCCCCGCATCCGCCGGGTCGTCCTTCCGCACCACCCCGAGCAGGTGACCGGGCAGCAGCGACAACGGATCCGGACCGGGCAGGTACGCCGCCGCCAGCCCGATCGACGCCGCCACCGCCACCGCCTCGGCCGTGCTCATCACCGACGACGGCCGCTCCACCGCCCACCCCTCGGCGCTCCGCCCGGTCCGCAGGTCCCGGAACGCGGTGACCAGCGTCTCCAGCACCGCCTCGTCCACCGCGAACCGGGCGCCGCCCCGCTCCACCGAGGCCCGCGCCTGCCGGGTGACCAGGGCGACCTCCGCGTCCAGGTCGGCGATCGGCGGCACCACCTCGAAGTTGAACCGCCGCTTGAGCGCCGCCGACATCTCGGACACCCCGCGGTCGCGCAGGTTGGCCGTGGCGATCAGGCAGAACCCGGGCACGGCGTACCCGACCGCCCCGTCCTGCCCGGCCAGCTCCGGCACGCTGATCCGCCGCTCCGACATGATCGACACCAGGGCGTCCTGGACCTCCGGCAGGCACCGGGTGATCTCCTCGACCCGGGCCACCGCGCCGGTGGTCATCGCG
Above is a genomic segment from Actinoplanes ianthinogenes containing:
- a CDS encoding DUF5682 family protein, whose translation is MSSRTEPGPREAVDGLAGDGRVQLIGVRHHSPVLAAAVPALLDAFRPATVLVELPAEMQSWITWLADPGTVAPVALAAAGTDGALAFYPFADFSPELAAVRWARAHDVPVVCGDLPLTDPGWAAGRRVTATADGSGPGLGAAVHATVSGRAGDDLWDRWIEAAAPGSSPEAVRRAALAAGWALRQDAGRDGIDPVDLRREAWMRAVLGRTGGRVAAVIGAFHAPALLDPSLPLAGEPAIRGPEPVVSLVPYTFDLLDARSGYPAGIRDPRWQQAVFEGGAAPGRVRAAADRFAVEVTRALRERKQPAGPGEAAEVARLAGDLAGLRGLPAPGRGELVEALQTVLAQGSPTGAGRTVAQAMADVLIGRRRGRLPAGAPVTGLRPAVERELAALKLPGPGDPSRRIRLDPLRSPTDRARELAIRRLAGCGAPYAEAGPAGPVAGGETLTTTWQARWTPSTDAALALAGLHGVTLAQAAAGMLAARRRREERAGGPTPDQALTGLAEAAACGLPELAVARLSDVRRAVCQGGAIQQIIAAVHLLGRIERGHVPGLTEPLDGLVPAREELHAAAVAAVDGLAGSDRVEDARALLDLVQSADEAGRRLRLGRAVRGLVRDGSPLMSGAASAVGVLLDHETAEAFGTRLASWADAPDKRAVDRLRGALSVTGALLQAGGDFLDPLLDTVERMPDDAFVRRLPGLRGGFDVLSPGDRDRLLRTVGERHGTVDDRLSADAVTLASWIAADRAGLAALDALGLAPGAPALTGGSSTIAAAAPALTHGSRPLTPGAATGPADAAASTAGPVALPTDASPTPGAATHPTDTSPAPGPAALPTDATPTPGATTDRANTTPTPGPTIHPTDATPTPGAATHPANTAPTPGAATPTPGVAIHPANTTATPGAATHPANTAPTPGAATPTPGVAIHPANTTATPGAATHPANTAPTPGAATPTPGVAIHPANTTATPGATTHPANTAPTPGAATDPTDTAPAPGAATDLTDTTATPGAATDPTDTAPAPGAATDPTDTAPAPGAATDPTDTTATPGAATDPTDTAPAPGAATDPTDTAPAPGAATDPTDTTATPGAATDPTDTAPAPGAATDPTDTAPAPGAATDLTDTAATPGAAEGEHGGGWGRISPGQRWRLLLGRESEHLEPEQRRMAAALDELYGAGRGEGAYTVDSGGAAGGGRERAYPEIRDWLADLEDLFGTAVRDEVLARAAERGRLDAVLAADPEQVRPSIDLLHAVLSMAGGLPEARLAKLRPLVARLTAELTAQLARRIRPALTGLGTPRPTRRPSGRLDLAATVRQNLHTVRTDPAGRPRIIPDRPVFRSPGRRNVDWQVILLVDVSGSMEESTIWAALTASVLAGVPALRTHFVTFSTEVIDLTDRVTDALSLLLEIKVGGGTHIAAGLRYARQITTVPSRTLVITISDFEEGYPVADLLGAARALVDDGVTLLGCASLNDKGQPRFSTGIASQLVGAGMPVAALSPSELAGWIGERVR
- a CDS encoding ATP-binding protein; translation: MTATRQIDPPEHRYADELAFLAGADDGPRPPAWRLTPRSVVTFIAGSGGMPVDGPGGKRVIEPKFVGERALVERCVVTLAGERGLLLVGEPGTAKSMLSELLAAAICGTSALAVQGTAGTTEDQLRYGWNYALLLAQGPSPESLVPSPVLTAMTTGAVARVEEITRCLPEVQDALVSIMSERRISVPELAGQDGAVGYAVPGFCLIATANLRDRGVSEMSAALKRRFNFEVVPPIADLDAEVALVTRQARASVERGGARFAVDEAVLETLVTAFRDLRTGRSAEGWAVERPSSVMSTAEAVAVAASIGLAAAYLPGPDPLSLLPGHLLGVVRKDDPADAGRLLAYWDGALRRRAEAGSRMWRQLWEHRDVLQD